Proteins encoded together in one Gemmatimonadaceae bacterium window:
- the purQ gene encoding phosphoribosylformylglycinamidine synthase subunit PurQ, which produces MKAGIVRFPGSNCDEDALHAIADHLGQEAVYLWHKDHDLQGVDLVILPGGFSYGDYLRAGAIARFSPIMQEVVAHAKKGGLVLGICNGFQIACEAGLLPGALLRNASLRFVSAPVTLRVESIATKFTSQYHVGQRISIPVAHGDGRYTADADTLARLEGDGHVVFRYVDAHGEATEAANPNGSLRNIAGIINATGNVLGMMPHPERALEPALGSVDGAPLFASILDTLLAGAEA; this is translated from the coding sequence GTGAAGGCCGGGATCGTTCGCTTCCCCGGGTCCAACTGCGACGAGGACGCGCTGCACGCGATCGCCGATCACCTGGGTCAGGAGGCCGTCTACCTCTGGCACAAGGATCACGATCTCCAGGGCGTGGATCTCGTCATTCTCCCGGGTGGCTTCAGCTATGGCGACTACCTGCGCGCCGGCGCCATCGCGCGCTTCTCGCCCATCATGCAGGAAGTCGTGGCGCATGCCAAGAAGGGCGGCCTCGTCCTCGGCATCTGCAACGGCTTTCAGATTGCCTGTGAGGCGGGACTGCTCCCCGGCGCCCTGCTCCGCAACGCGAGCCTCCGCTTTGTGAGTGCCCCGGTCACGCTGCGCGTGGAGAGCATCGCCACCAAGTTCACGAGCCAGTATCACGTCGGACAGCGGATCTCCATCCCCGTCGCGCACGGCGACGGCCGCTACACCGCCGACGCCGACACGCTGGCGCGTCTCGAGGGCGACGGCCATGTCGTCTTCCGTTACGTGGATGCGCACGGCGAGGCCACCGAAGCGGCCAATCCGAATGGCTCGCTGCGCAATATCGCCGGCATCATCAATGCTACCGGCAACGTGCTGGGCATGATGCCCCACCCGGAGCGCGCCCTCGAGCCCGCGCTCGGTTCGGTGGATGGCGCGCCCCTCTTCGCATCCATTCTTGACACCCTGCTGGCCGGAGCTGAGGCATGA
- the purF gene encoding amidophosphoribosyltransferase → MCGIFGVYGHTDAAALTQLGLYSLQHRGQESAGIVAVSESGIARASRAMGLVSEGFSESDMETLTGPIAIGHTRYSTAGSSAIENAQPILARVRQGHIALAHNGNLTNAVELRRELEDAGAIFASTMDSEVIVHRIARAYGNSPEERVARALAGVEGAYCLLVLLGETVIVARDPHGWRPLVMGRLGDSIVFASETCALDIVGATIEREIAPGEIVAVDELGLRTMHVLPSAPLNRCVFEHVYFARPDSNVFGGSVDRSRRALGRQLARECPAPGAEVVFAVPDSSNSAALGFAEESGVPYELALIRNHYVGRTFIQPTQSGRTAKVKVKYNPVRELIEGKSVVMVDDSIVRGTTTKGLVSLVRAAGAREVHMRVSSAPIISPCYYGIDTPRKTELIAAQMTHEELVRHLGVDSLGYLSIDGMLTAMPDGPGGYCHACFSGRYPTATPVDAELLRAGGGIPLPLAVG, encoded by the coding sequence ATGTGTGGGATCTTTGGCGTCTACGGGCACACGGATGCGGCCGCGCTCACGCAGCTCGGTTTGTATTCGCTGCAGCACCGCGGCCAGGAGTCAGCAGGGATCGTGGCGGTGAGCGAGAGCGGCATCGCGCGTGCCAGTCGCGCGATGGGGCTCGTCTCGGAGGGGTTCAGCGAATCCGATATGGAAACGCTGACGGGCCCCATCGCGATCGGGCACACGCGCTATAGCACGGCCGGGTCGTCGGCGATCGAGAACGCGCAGCCGATCCTGGCGCGCGTGCGGCAGGGGCACATCGCGCTCGCGCACAACGGCAATCTGACGAACGCGGTGGAGCTGCGCCGTGAACTCGAGGACGCCGGGGCGATCTTCGCCAGCACGATGGACTCCGAGGTCATCGTGCATCGCATTGCCCGCGCCTACGGCAATTCGCCGGAGGAGCGTGTGGCGCGCGCCCTCGCCGGTGTCGAGGGCGCATACTGCCTGCTCGTGCTGCTCGGCGAGACGGTGATCGTCGCGCGCGATCCGCACGGCTGGCGACCGCTGGTCATGGGGCGCCTCGGCGACAGCATCGTGTTTGCGTCGGAGACGTGCGCGCTCGATATCGTCGGGGCCACGATCGAGCGGGAGATCGCGCCCGGTGAGATTGTGGCCGTGGACGAACTCGGCCTGCGCACGATGCATGTGCTGCCGTCGGCGCCGCTCAATCGCTGCGTCTTCGAGCACGTGTACTTCGCGCGCCCCGACAGCAACGTTTTCGGTGGCTCGGTGGATCGTTCGCGGCGCGCGCTCGGCCGTCAGCTGGCGCGGGAGTGCCCGGCGCCAGGGGCCGAGGTCGTGTTCGCCGTACCCGATTCGTCCAACTCGGCGGCGCTGGGCTTTGCCGAGGAGAGCGGCGTGCCCTACGAGCTGGCGCTCATCCGTAACCACTACGTCGGGCGCACCTTCATTCAGCCCACGCAGTCGGGGCGCACGGCCAAGGTGAAGGTCAAGTACAACCCGGTGCGCGAGCTCATCGAAGGGAAGAGCGTCGTCATGGTCGACGACTCCATCGTGCGCGGGACGACCACCAAGGGCCTTGTGTCGCTGGTGCGGGCGGCGGGGGCTCGGGAAGTGCATATGCGCGTCTCGAGTGCCCCGATTATCAGCCCGTGCTACTACGGCATCGACACGCCCCGGAAGACCGAGCTGATCGCGGCGCAGATGACGCACGAGGAACTCGTGCGTCATTTGGGCGTTGACTCCCTCGGGTACCTCTCGATTGACGGCATGCTGACCGCGATGCCGGACGGACCGGGGGGATATTGCCATGCCTGCTTCTCCGGTCGGTATCCGACGGCGACTCCGGTCGACGCGGAGCTGCTTCGCGCCGGTGGAGGCATTCCCCTTCCTCTGGCCGTTGGCTGA
- the purL gene encoding phosphoribosylformylglycinamidine synthase subunit PurL produces the protein MSSTVPTSSRVEPRAGDPAITPALVAEHGITEFEYERLVNMLGRTPTFTEIGVVSALWSEHCSYKHSRPMLKTLPTKAPWVLQGPGENAGVISVGDGWAVAFKIESHNHPSAVEPYQGAATGVGGILRDVFTMGARPIALLNSLRFGPLSSPRVRWLFSGVVKGIGDYGNCVGVPTVGGEVVFDPSYEGNPLVNAMCVGLMREDELIRAVASGVGNPIMAVGARTGRDGIHGASFASEDLSEASDAKRPMVQVGDPFTEKLLLEASLELIRSGHIVAIQDMGAAGLTSSSAEMAERGDVGVTIDVTKVPVREQGMTPYEILLSESQERMLVVAKQGHEDDVRAILAKWDLEAAVIGEVIAEPVYRVTEGDKIVAEFPGSRLVTECPQYVLEPRESEALKAARHRDPHAVTPLPEERDHSWTLERLLSSPTIASKRWVWQQYDSTVRTSTVRGPGSDAAVVRLRGTDKAIALCIDGNGRHVALSPRNGGRAAVCEAARNVACTGARPMAITNNLNFGNPKKPEVYFQLSEAIKGMGEACTVLESPVTGGNVSLYNENPQGAIHPTPTIGMVGLIESMAHVTPSGFQQVGDEIVLLGENTAELGASEYLLALHGLTIGEPPVCDPTRERALIDALLAAIKAGAVRSAHDCSDGGLAVALAECAILNREQLFGFTVDLSVWATLPHRALLFGEAHGRVVVSTADSAAVLAAAAQYGVPARVIGRVTSAEEGARVTISDDTFTAPVTWLAKAFHEAIPQAMDGDTPAEHAVSASHAPSND, from the coding sequence ATGAGTTCGACGGTTCCCACTTCGTCCCGCGTGGAACCCCGGGCGGGCGATCCGGCCATCACGCCCGCGCTCGTCGCGGAGCACGGGATCACGGAGTTCGAGTACGAGCGGTTGGTGAACATGCTCGGTCGGACGCCCACGTTCACCGAGATCGGCGTCGTCAGTGCCCTGTGGAGCGAGCACTGCTCCTACAAGCATTCACGTCCGATGCTCAAGACGCTCCCGACCAAGGCGCCGTGGGTGCTGCAGGGGCCCGGTGAGAACGCGGGCGTCATCTCGGTCGGCGACGGATGGGCGGTGGCCTTCAAGATCGAGTCGCACAATCACCCTTCGGCGGTGGAGCCGTATCAGGGCGCCGCAACCGGCGTGGGCGGCATTCTGCGTGACGTCTTCACGATGGGGGCCCGTCCGATCGCGCTGCTGAACTCGCTGCGCTTCGGGCCGCTCTCGTCGCCGCGTGTGCGCTGGCTCTTCTCCGGCGTGGTGAAGGGGATCGGCGACTACGGCAACTGCGTGGGCGTGCCCACCGTAGGTGGCGAGGTCGTCTTCGATCCGTCGTACGAAGGCAACCCGCTCGTGAACGCGATGTGCGTGGGGCTCATGCGCGAGGATGAACTCATCCGCGCGGTGGCGAGCGGGGTCGGCAATCCCATCATGGCGGTGGGCGCACGCACCGGCCGCGATGGCATTCATGGAGCCTCGTTCGCGTCGGAAGATCTGTCGGAAGCGAGCGATGCCAAGCGCCCCATGGTGCAGGTCGGTGATCCGTTCACCGAGAAGCTGCTGCTGGAGGCGTCGCTGGAGCTGATTCGCAGCGGGCACATTGTGGCCATTCAGGACATGGGCGCCGCCGGTCTCACGTCGTCCTCGGCGGAAATGGCCGAGCGCGGCGATGTCGGCGTGACGATCGATGTCACGAAGGTCCCGGTGCGCGAGCAGGGGATGACACCGTACGAGATCCTGCTCTCGGAGTCGCAGGAGCGGATGCTCGTCGTGGCCAAGCAGGGGCACGAGGACGACGTGCGGGCGATTCTCGCCAAGTGGGACCTCGAAGCCGCCGTCATCGGCGAAGTGATCGCCGAGCCGGTCTATCGCGTGACCGAAGGTGACAAGATCGTCGCCGAGTTCCCGGGCTCGCGCCTGGTGACGGAGTGCCCGCAGTACGTGCTCGAGCCGCGCGAGAGCGAGGCACTCAAGGCCGCGCGGCACCGCGATCCGCATGCGGTGACGCCGCTGCCGGAAGAGCGCGATCATAGCTGGACGCTCGAGCGGCTTCTTTCCTCGCCCACGATCGCGAGCAAGCGGTGGGTGTGGCAGCAGTACGATTCGACCGTGCGGACGAGCACCGTGCGAGGCCCGGGCAGCGATGCCGCGGTGGTGCGCCTGCGCGGGACCGACAAGGCCATCGCGCTGTGCATCGACGGTAACGGCCGGCACGTCGCGCTCTCGCCGCGGAATGGCGGCCGCGCCGCGGTGTGTGAGGCGGCGCGCAACGTGGCGTGCACCGGGGCCCGCCCGATGGCGATCACGAACAACCTCAACTTCGGCAACCCGAAGAAGCCCGAGGTGTACTTCCAGCTCAGCGAAGCCATCAAGGGCATGGGCGAGGCGTGCACAGTCCTCGAGTCGCCGGTGACCGGCGGCAACGTCTCGCTGTACAACGAGAATCCGCAGGGCGCCATTCATCCGACGCCGACCATCGGCATGGTGGGACTCATCGAGTCGATGGCCCACGTGACGCCGAGTGGCTTCCAGCAGGTGGGCGATGAGATCGTGCTGCTCGGCGAGAACACGGCGGAGCTTGGCGCGAGTGAGTATCTGCTGGCGCTCCACGGGCTCACGATCGGCGAACCGCCGGTGTGTGATCCGACCCGGGAACGGGCGCTGATCGATGCGCTCTTGGCGGCGATCAAGGCCGGCGCGGTGCGCTCGGCGCACGATTGCAGCGACGGTGGCCTGGCAGTTGCGCTCGCGGAGTGCGCGATCCTCAATCGGGAGCAGCTCTTTGGCTTCACGGTGGATCTGTCGGTCTGGGCCACCCTGCCCCATCGCGCGCTGCTCTTTGGCGAAGCACATGGACGCGTCGTGGTCTCCACCGCCGATAGCGCCGCGGTGCTGGCCGCTGCGGCGCAGTATGGCGTACCCGCCCGGGTCATCGGGCGCGTCACGAGCGCCGAGGAAGGCGCCCGGGTGACGATTTCGGACGACACGTTCACGGCTCCCGTGACGTGGCTCGCGAAGGCGTTTCATGAGGCCATTCCGCAGGCGATGGACGGCGATACGCCGGCCGAGCATGCGGTGTCGGCGTCGCACGCCCCTTCCAACGACTGA
- the purS gene encoding phosphoribosylformylglycinamidine synthase subunit PurS, with protein MTRYRCAVHIVPRRGILDPQGKAVADALHSLGFADVGDVRVGRYVIVETQADSPDAARSNIKAMCEKLLANPVTEDFDIASVERA; from the coding sequence ATGACCCGTTATCGTTGCGCCGTCCACATCGTGCCCCGCCGCGGCATCCTCGATCCGCAGGGGAAGGCCGTGGCGGATGCGCTGCACTCGCTCGGCTTTGCCGATGTGGGTGATGTGCGCGTCGGCCGCTACGTGATCGTGGAGACGCAGGCGGATTCGCCGGACGCGGCCCGCTCGAACATCAAGGCCATGTGCGAGAAGCTCCTCGCCAATCCGGTGACGGAAGACTTCGACATCGCCAGCGTGGAGCGCGCGTGA